In Raphanus sativus cultivar WK10039 unplaced genomic scaffold, ASM80110v3 Scaffold1473, whole genome shotgun sequence, the sequence aaaaaaacagagaggaggaggaaggagaCTAAGCGGTTCTGAAGTAAGAGCTTGAAATGTTCAGTCTTTGATTGAGTCTAAATGGTTTAGTTGAATTAAACCGGTTGATTTGAGTTTAATTAAACCGAAACGGTACCAACTTTCTTTTCCCTAAACAAAACGGAATTGGTAACGCTGATGGTGACCACTGACTTTTTCTTTGGGTTACTTTTTTGATATTAATATTGTAAAGTTGATCATCATTAATGGACACCTGATTATCACACTATGAAGTATGAACCATAATCGTTGCTAATACTAGAACTTTGAACAATGTATTTGTATTTTGCCAACGTGGAATAGATTTTTGAGGGTGTAATGTGGCATAAGTATGCGTTGATTCAAGTCCTTGTTAGAGTATTTTCTAACCtgattttataacttttaatgAGAATTTTTATTATAGATGTGTTTTACTGCAATGTAtgactttttttataaaatttatatattctgaaaataaattatgaaagaattttattttataaaattgaaaatgaaacataattgtatatgttttaaatagaaaacttcttttataaaagtataaattaaatacaaactatCTATCTAatagattttctattttttttaagtaaaaagTAGGTCGGAAATAATCTTAATTTTCACAAATATCATCTAATACTATCATAAtgtataaaaaacaaatagttATGCTATTTATTCAACAAGCCGACTAAACGCACATTATAATAGTATATCCTTTTAACTGCACACTGTAATGATAATTACCGATGACCGACAAATTCAGGCGTGTTACATGCTCAGAAAACGATAAAACAGTGTtctttccaaataaagctttcatagtatatacatatttatatttaatctcTTCTTTTCTAGGTGAATAAATAACTATATTGTTTCTAGTGAGATAAAGTCGGGGTCAGGTGACAGAAGCGAGCAgataaaggaaaaaaagaacATGACATCCACTAGGAGAATGGCTTGTCTTctctgtttttatattttttctcatCTATTAAACATTGTAAGATGATCAGTGTTTTTAGACTATTGGACCGAGAGCCCAAACAAAGCCCAACATTGAGAAACACTAATGGTCGTCACATTTTAAAGCCCACTGAAACTATCTCACAAGGGCAAAACTACAGGTTCTTTGGATGTAACCAATGCGAATCAAGAGGGATGATGATACAGAAGGTTGTTCAAGAATCAGAAGATTGAGTTCTAATGGTGATTGTAGTTTCAACtaataagataaaatattacTCAACAGTCAATAAATACATAGTTACATCATATTATTATGCATAGCTCTGCTCCACAATCTCCATAACTTTCCTGTTGTACTCTCGTTTGTTCTCACTGAACAGCCTCGCAGCTTCAGAGTTCGCTGGCGAGTTAGGATTTGGATCACAAAGCAGAGACtgtaaataaaccaaaaacaaaaccaagatgTTAGTTAGTTTACTGCATAAGCTTACAATGTAATGGAGAGGAGGATTCATTAGTCCAGAAAAAAAACCTGAATAGATGTGAGTATTGCTGAGACATCATATATGGGACTCCACTGGTTTTGTAATATATCCAAGCAAATGCTTCCATCAGCATAAACTGCAACAAAGCTCAAACATCAAAATCAAGAACACTCATGTTTTGGTCATTAGCTATTATTATTTAGTGCTTACTGTTTGGATGAAACATCCTTGAAACAAAGCGAACTACTGGTGGTTTGTTTGGGTAATCCTCGCTGAACTGAAGAGTCAACTTGAAGGTACCTAAAAAAGATCAACAACATGAGCTTAGCTAACAGTTATAAACTCATAAGTAAGATAGAGTTTTACCTCCATCCCATGGACTGTCATCAggtctgcaaaaaaaaaaagacatttgtTTATAGTTCGAGtaaagacaaataaaaaaaaaggttagagATTTGTGTATTACCCAAAGATGAGAGCGTTCCAATGCATGATGTTGTTATCTTGAGGAGCTCCACTGATCCCCAAGGGAGGATCTTTCTGTAGTCTCTTGAAGTCCCACATGAGTCTCTTCCTAGCTGGAGTTGCCATTTGCTTGAAAAACAAACAAGACTGCATTGAGAAAAAACAAACCAAAGATTTCAAGTTTAAATCTTTATGATTCTTCTCACTTGTGGTGATAATAGTAAATTGCATTTCGCATGAATtggtttttatatatcatttgtCTGATAAAGTTTTGGACTTTttcattccaaaaaaaaagttttggacTTTTTCTTGAATTCAAAGAAGTAAAAGCAGAGAGAcacaagatctaagtttatatcATCTACCTGAAGTAGTTCCAAtctcattttgaaaaaaaagaacttaaatatgcaaagaaacaagaaaGACTCAGGTTCGGATTCAAACGAAGAAAGCTAGACCAACCTGAAATTCAAAGCTTGATGAAGAACAATCCAGCAAAAGAGACGATGAAAAAAATGACTTGGATATAGcaaaagaata encodes:
- the LOC130504271 gene encoding ubiquitin-conjugating enzyme E2 3, which produces MATPARKRLMWDFKRLQKDPPLGISGAPQDNNIMHWNALIFGPDDSPWDGGTFKLTLQFSEDYPNKPPVVRFVSRMFHPNIYADGSICLDILQNQWSPIYDVSAILTSIQSLLCDPNPNSPANSEAARLFSENKREYNRKVMEIVEQSYA